Proteins found in one Phocoena sinus isolate mPhoSin1 chromosome 19, mPhoSin1.pri, whole genome shotgun sequence genomic segment:
- the GALNS gene encoding N-acetylgalactosamine-6-sulfatase isoform X1: MAAVAAATRWRLLLVLSAAGLGVTGAPQPPNILLLLMDDMGWGDLGVYGEPSRETPNLDRMAAEGMLFPNFYTANPLCSPSRAALLTGRLPIRSGFYTTNGHARNAYTPQEIVGGIPDSELLLPELLKEAGYTSKIVGKWHLGHRPQFHPLKHGFDEWFGSPNCHFGPYDNKARPNIPVYRDWEMVGRFYEEFPINLKTGEANLTQIYLQEALDFIKRQQAAHHPFFLHWAIDATHAPVYASRPFLGTSQRGRYGDAVREIDDSVGKILHLLRDLSIAENTFVFFTSDNGAALISAPRQGGSNGPFLCGKQTTFEGGMREPAIAWWPGHIPAGQVSHQLGSIMDLFTTSLSLAGLEPPRDRAIDGLDLLPTMLQGRLTDRPVFYYRGNALMAVTRGQYKAHFWTWTNSWEEFRQLVCSQKVRGHLLGTHLGVRSPQLGLQPLTQGSTAQGRRRIYLAPHFPALLRSRGVDFCPGQNVSGVTTHSQEEHTKLPLVFHLGRDPGERFPLSIASTEYLDALRQITPVVRQHQEALVPGQPQLNVCNRAVMNWAPPGCEKLGKCLMPPESVPEKCSWPH, translated from the exons ATGGCGGCGGTTGCTGCGGCGACGAGGTGGCGGCTGCTTCTGGTGCTGAGCGCCGCGGGGCTGGGGGTCACAGGCGCCCCGCAGCCCCCCAACATCCTGCTCCTGCTCATGGACGAC ATGGGGTGGGGCGACCTCGGGGTGTACGGAGAACCTTCCAGAGAGACCCCGAATTTGGACCGGATGGCTGCAGAAGGGATGCTCTTCCCGAACTTCTACACGGCCAACCCCCTGTGCTCCCCTT CCAGGGCGGCTCTGCTCACCGGACGCCTGCCCATCCGCAGTGGCTTCTACACCACCAACGGGCACGCGAGGAACG CCTACACGCCACAGGAGATAGTGGGCGGCATCCCGGACTCAGAGCTCCTGCTGCCGGAGCTGCTGAAGGAGGCCGGCTACACCAGCAAGATCGTGGGCAAGTG GCATCTGGGCCACAGGCCTCAGTTCCACCCCCTGAAGCACGGATTCGATGAGTGGTTTGGATCCCCCAACTGTCACTTTGGACCTTATGACAACAAGGCCAGGCCCAACATCCCTGTGTACCGGGACTGGGAGATGGTTGGCAG ATTTTATGAGGAATTTCCAATTAACCTGAAGACCGGAGAAGCCAACCTCACCCAGATCTACCTGCAG GAAGCACTCGATTTCATTAAGAGGCAGCAGGCAGCTCACCACCCCTTCTTTCTACACTGGGCCATCGACGCTACACACGCGCCTGTTTATGCCTCCAGGCCTTTCCTGGGCACCAGCCAGCGAGGGCG TTACGGCGACGCCGTCCGGGAGATTGACGACAGCGTCGGGAAGATCCTGCACCTCCTCCGGGACCTGAGCATCGCAGAGAACACCTTTGTTTTCTTCACGTCCGACAACGGCGCTGCCCTCATTTCTGCGCCCAGACAAG GTGGCAGCAACGGCCCCTTTCTGTGCGGGAAGCAGACCACGTTTGAAGGTGGGATGAGGGAGCCTGCGATCGCCTGGTGGCCCGGGCACATCCCTGCCGGCCAG GTGAGCCACCAGCTGGGCAGCATCATGGACCTCTTCACCACCAGCCTGTCCCTCGCAGGCCTGGAGCCACCCAGGGACAGGGCCATCGACGGCCTGGACCTCCTCCCCACCATGCTCCAGGGCCGCCTGACAGACAG GCCGGTATTCTACTACCGTGGCAACGCGCTGATGGCGGTCACCCGTGGCCAGTACAAGGCCCACTTCTGGACCTGGACCAATTCCTGGGAGGAGTTCAGGCAG CTGGTCTGCTCCCAGAAGGTCAGAGGTCACTTACTTGGGACCCACCTGGGTGTCCGTTCTCCACAGCTTGGATTGCAGCCGCTGACTCAGGGGTCTACAGCTCAGGGCAGACGACGGATTTATCTCGCTCCTCACTTCCCTGCTCTACTGAGAAGCAGG GGCGTGGATTTCTGCCCCGGGCAGAACGTGTCGGGCGTCACCACCCACTCGCAGGAGGAGCACACCAAGCTGCCGCTGGTCTTCCACCTGGGACGAGACCCCGGGGAGAGGTTCCCCCTCAG CATTGCCAGCACCGAGTACCTGGACGCACTTCGCCAGATCACCCCGGTTGTCCGGCAGCACCAGGAGGCCTTGGTCCCTGGACAGCCCCAGCTCAATGTGTGCAACCGGGCGGTCATG
- the GALNS gene encoding N-acetylgalactosamine-6-sulfatase isoform X2: MAAVAAATRWRLLLVLSAAGLGVTGAPQPPNILLLLMDDMGWGDLGVYGEPSRETPNLDRMAAEGMLFPNFYTANPLCSPSRAALLTGRLPIRSGFYTTNGHARNAYTPQEIVGGIPDSELLLPELLKEAGYTSKIVGKWHLGHRPQFHPLKHGFDEWFGSPNCHFGPYDNKARPNIPVYRDWEMVGRFYEEFPINLKTGEANLTQIYLQEALDFIKRQQAAHHPFFLHWAIDATHAPVYASRPFLGTSQRGRYGDAVREIDDSVGKILHLLRDLSIAENTFVFFTSDNGAALISAPRQGGSNGPFLCGKQTTFEGGMREPAIAWWPGHIPAGQVSHQLGSIMDLFTTSLSLAGLEPPRDRAIDGLDLLPTMLQGRLTDRPVFYYRGNALMAVTRGQYKAHFWTWTNSWEEFRQLGLQPLTQGSTAQGRRRIYLAPHFPALLRSRGVDFCPGQNVSGVTTHSQEEHTKLPLVFHLGRDPGERFPLSIASTEYLDALRQITPVVRQHQEALVPGQPQLNVCNRAVMNWAPPGCEKLGKCLMPPESVPEKCSWPH; the protein is encoded by the exons ATGGCGGCGGTTGCTGCGGCGACGAGGTGGCGGCTGCTTCTGGTGCTGAGCGCCGCGGGGCTGGGGGTCACAGGCGCCCCGCAGCCCCCCAACATCCTGCTCCTGCTCATGGACGAC ATGGGGTGGGGCGACCTCGGGGTGTACGGAGAACCTTCCAGAGAGACCCCGAATTTGGACCGGATGGCTGCAGAAGGGATGCTCTTCCCGAACTTCTACACGGCCAACCCCCTGTGCTCCCCTT CCAGGGCGGCTCTGCTCACCGGACGCCTGCCCATCCGCAGTGGCTTCTACACCACCAACGGGCACGCGAGGAACG CCTACACGCCACAGGAGATAGTGGGCGGCATCCCGGACTCAGAGCTCCTGCTGCCGGAGCTGCTGAAGGAGGCCGGCTACACCAGCAAGATCGTGGGCAAGTG GCATCTGGGCCACAGGCCTCAGTTCCACCCCCTGAAGCACGGATTCGATGAGTGGTTTGGATCCCCCAACTGTCACTTTGGACCTTATGACAACAAGGCCAGGCCCAACATCCCTGTGTACCGGGACTGGGAGATGGTTGGCAG ATTTTATGAGGAATTTCCAATTAACCTGAAGACCGGAGAAGCCAACCTCACCCAGATCTACCTGCAG GAAGCACTCGATTTCATTAAGAGGCAGCAGGCAGCTCACCACCCCTTCTTTCTACACTGGGCCATCGACGCTACACACGCGCCTGTTTATGCCTCCAGGCCTTTCCTGGGCACCAGCCAGCGAGGGCG TTACGGCGACGCCGTCCGGGAGATTGACGACAGCGTCGGGAAGATCCTGCACCTCCTCCGGGACCTGAGCATCGCAGAGAACACCTTTGTTTTCTTCACGTCCGACAACGGCGCTGCCCTCATTTCTGCGCCCAGACAAG GTGGCAGCAACGGCCCCTTTCTGTGCGGGAAGCAGACCACGTTTGAAGGTGGGATGAGGGAGCCTGCGATCGCCTGGTGGCCCGGGCACATCCCTGCCGGCCAG GTGAGCCACCAGCTGGGCAGCATCATGGACCTCTTCACCACCAGCCTGTCCCTCGCAGGCCTGGAGCCACCCAGGGACAGGGCCATCGACGGCCTGGACCTCCTCCCCACCATGCTCCAGGGCCGCCTGACAGACAG GCCGGTATTCTACTACCGTGGCAACGCGCTGATGGCGGTCACCCGTGGCCAGTACAAGGCCCACTTCTGGACCTGGACCAATTCCTGGGAGGAGTTCAGGCAG CTTGGATTGCAGCCGCTGACTCAGGGGTCTACAGCTCAGGGCAGACGACGGATTTATCTCGCTCCTCACTTCCCTGCTCTACTGAGAAGCAGG GGCGTGGATTTCTGCCCCGGGCAGAACGTGTCGGGCGTCACCACCCACTCGCAGGAGGAGCACACCAAGCTGCCGCTGGTCTTCCACCTGGGACGAGACCCCGGGGAGAGGTTCCCCCTCAG CATTGCCAGCACCGAGTACCTGGACGCACTTCGCCAGATCACCCCGGTTGTCCGGCAGCACCAGGAGGCCTTGGTCCCTGGACAGCCCCAGCTCAATGTGTGCAACCGGGCGGTCATG
- the GALNS gene encoding N-acetylgalactosamine-6-sulfatase isoform X5 has protein sequence MAAVAAATRWRLLLVLSAAGLGVTGAPQPPNILLLLMDDMGWGDLGVYGEPSRETPNLDRMAAEGMLFPNFYTANPLCSPSRAALLTGRLPIRSGFYTTNGHARNAYTPQEIVGGIPDSELLLPELLKEAGYTSKIVGKWHLGHRPQFHPLKHGFDEWFGSPNCHFGPYDNKARPNIPVYRDWEMVGRFYEEFPINLKTGEANLTQIYLQEALDFIKRQQAAHHPFFLHWAIDATHAPVYASRPFLGTSQRGRYGDAVREIDDSVGKILHLLRDLSIAENTFVFFTSDNGAALISAPRQGGSNGPFLCGKQTTFEGGMREPAIAWWPGHIPAGQVSHQLGSIMDLFTTSLSLAGLEPPRDRAIDGLDLLPTMLQGRLTDRPVFYYRGNALMAVTRGQYKAHFWTWTNSWEEFRAWISAPGRTCRASPPTRRRSTPSCRWSSTWDETPGRGSPSALPAPSTWTHFARSPRLSGSTRRPWSLDSPSSMCATGRS, from the exons ATGGCGGCGGTTGCTGCGGCGACGAGGTGGCGGCTGCTTCTGGTGCTGAGCGCCGCGGGGCTGGGGGTCACAGGCGCCCCGCAGCCCCCCAACATCCTGCTCCTGCTCATGGACGAC ATGGGGTGGGGCGACCTCGGGGTGTACGGAGAACCTTCCAGAGAGACCCCGAATTTGGACCGGATGGCTGCAGAAGGGATGCTCTTCCCGAACTTCTACACGGCCAACCCCCTGTGCTCCCCTT CCAGGGCGGCTCTGCTCACCGGACGCCTGCCCATCCGCAGTGGCTTCTACACCACCAACGGGCACGCGAGGAACG CCTACACGCCACAGGAGATAGTGGGCGGCATCCCGGACTCAGAGCTCCTGCTGCCGGAGCTGCTGAAGGAGGCCGGCTACACCAGCAAGATCGTGGGCAAGTG GCATCTGGGCCACAGGCCTCAGTTCCACCCCCTGAAGCACGGATTCGATGAGTGGTTTGGATCCCCCAACTGTCACTTTGGACCTTATGACAACAAGGCCAGGCCCAACATCCCTGTGTACCGGGACTGGGAGATGGTTGGCAG ATTTTATGAGGAATTTCCAATTAACCTGAAGACCGGAGAAGCCAACCTCACCCAGATCTACCTGCAG GAAGCACTCGATTTCATTAAGAGGCAGCAGGCAGCTCACCACCCCTTCTTTCTACACTGGGCCATCGACGCTACACACGCGCCTGTTTATGCCTCCAGGCCTTTCCTGGGCACCAGCCAGCGAGGGCG TTACGGCGACGCCGTCCGGGAGATTGACGACAGCGTCGGGAAGATCCTGCACCTCCTCCGGGACCTGAGCATCGCAGAGAACACCTTTGTTTTCTTCACGTCCGACAACGGCGCTGCCCTCATTTCTGCGCCCAGACAAG GTGGCAGCAACGGCCCCTTTCTGTGCGGGAAGCAGACCACGTTTGAAGGTGGGATGAGGGAGCCTGCGATCGCCTGGTGGCCCGGGCACATCCCTGCCGGCCAG GTGAGCCACCAGCTGGGCAGCATCATGGACCTCTTCACCACCAGCCTGTCCCTCGCAGGCCTGGAGCCACCCAGGGACAGGGCCATCGACGGCCTGGACCTCCTCCCCACCATGCTCCAGGGCCGCCTGACAGACAG GCCGGTATTCTACTACCGTGGCAACGCGCTGATGGCGGTCACCCGTGGCCAGTACAAGGCCCACTTCTGGACCTGGACCAATTCCTGGGAGGAGTTCAG GGCGTGGATTTCTGCCCCGGGCAGAACGTGTCGGGCGTCACCACCCACTCGCAGGAGGAGCACACCAAGCTGCCGCTGGTCTTCCACCTGGGACGAGACCCCGGGGAGAGGTTCCCCCTCAG CATTGCCAGCACCGAGTACCTGGACGCACTTCGCCAGATCACCCCGGTTGTCCGGCAGCACCAGGAGGCCTTGGTCCCTGGACAGCCCCAGCTCAATGTGTGCAACCGGGCGGTCATG
- the GALNS gene encoding N-acetylgalactosamine-6-sulfatase isoform X4: protein MAAVAAATRWRLLLVLSAAGLGVTGAPQPPNILLLLMDDMGWGDLGVYGEPSRETPNLDRMAAEGMLFPNFYTANPLCSPSRAALLTGRLPIRSGFYTTNGHARNAYTPQEIVGGIPDSELLLPELLKEAGYTSKIVGKWHLGHRPQFHPLKHGFDEWFGSPNCHFGPYDNKARPNIPVYRDWEMVGRFYEEFPINLKTGEANLTQIYLQEALDFIKRQQAAHHPFFLHWAIDATHAPVYASRPFLGTSQRGRYGDAVREIDDSVGKILHLLRDLSIAENTFVFFTSDNGAALISAPRQGGSNGPFLCGKQTTFEGGMREPAIAWWPGHIPAGQVSHQLGSIMDLFTTSLSLAGLEPPRDRAIDGLDLLPTMLQGRLTDRPVFYYRGNALMAVTRGQYKAHFWTWTNSWEEFRQGVDFCPGQNVSGVTTHSQEEHTKLPLVFHLGRDPGERFPLSIASTEYLDALRQITPVVRQHQEALVPGQPQLNVCNRAVMNWAPPGCEKLGKCLMPPESVPEKCSWPH from the exons ATGGCGGCGGTTGCTGCGGCGACGAGGTGGCGGCTGCTTCTGGTGCTGAGCGCCGCGGGGCTGGGGGTCACAGGCGCCCCGCAGCCCCCCAACATCCTGCTCCTGCTCATGGACGAC ATGGGGTGGGGCGACCTCGGGGTGTACGGAGAACCTTCCAGAGAGACCCCGAATTTGGACCGGATGGCTGCAGAAGGGATGCTCTTCCCGAACTTCTACACGGCCAACCCCCTGTGCTCCCCTT CCAGGGCGGCTCTGCTCACCGGACGCCTGCCCATCCGCAGTGGCTTCTACACCACCAACGGGCACGCGAGGAACG CCTACACGCCACAGGAGATAGTGGGCGGCATCCCGGACTCAGAGCTCCTGCTGCCGGAGCTGCTGAAGGAGGCCGGCTACACCAGCAAGATCGTGGGCAAGTG GCATCTGGGCCACAGGCCTCAGTTCCACCCCCTGAAGCACGGATTCGATGAGTGGTTTGGATCCCCCAACTGTCACTTTGGACCTTATGACAACAAGGCCAGGCCCAACATCCCTGTGTACCGGGACTGGGAGATGGTTGGCAG ATTTTATGAGGAATTTCCAATTAACCTGAAGACCGGAGAAGCCAACCTCACCCAGATCTACCTGCAG GAAGCACTCGATTTCATTAAGAGGCAGCAGGCAGCTCACCACCCCTTCTTTCTACACTGGGCCATCGACGCTACACACGCGCCTGTTTATGCCTCCAGGCCTTTCCTGGGCACCAGCCAGCGAGGGCG TTACGGCGACGCCGTCCGGGAGATTGACGACAGCGTCGGGAAGATCCTGCACCTCCTCCGGGACCTGAGCATCGCAGAGAACACCTTTGTTTTCTTCACGTCCGACAACGGCGCTGCCCTCATTTCTGCGCCCAGACAAG GTGGCAGCAACGGCCCCTTTCTGTGCGGGAAGCAGACCACGTTTGAAGGTGGGATGAGGGAGCCTGCGATCGCCTGGTGGCCCGGGCACATCCCTGCCGGCCAG GTGAGCCACCAGCTGGGCAGCATCATGGACCTCTTCACCACCAGCCTGTCCCTCGCAGGCCTGGAGCCACCCAGGGACAGGGCCATCGACGGCCTGGACCTCCTCCCCACCATGCTCCAGGGCCGCCTGACAGACAG GCCGGTATTCTACTACCGTGGCAACGCGCTGATGGCGGTCACCCGTGGCCAGTACAAGGCCCACTTCTGGACCTGGACCAATTCCTGGGAGGAGTTCAGGCAG GGCGTGGATTTCTGCCCCGGGCAGAACGTGTCGGGCGTCACCACCCACTCGCAGGAGGAGCACACCAAGCTGCCGCTGGTCTTCCACCTGGGACGAGACCCCGGGGAGAGGTTCCCCCTCAG CATTGCCAGCACCGAGTACCTGGACGCACTTCGCCAGATCACCCCGGTTGTCCGGCAGCACCAGGAGGCCTTGGTCCCTGGACAGCCCCAGCTCAATGTGTGCAACCGGGCGGTCATG
- the GALNS gene encoding N-acetylgalactosamine-6-sulfatase isoform X3, translating into MGWGDLGVYGEPSRETPNLDRMAAEGMLFPNFYTANPLCSPSRAALLTGRLPIRSGFYTTNGHARNAYTPQEIVGGIPDSELLLPELLKEAGYTSKIVGKWHLGHRPQFHPLKHGFDEWFGSPNCHFGPYDNKARPNIPVYRDWEMVGRFYEEFPINLKTGEANLTQIYLQEALDFIKRQQAAHHPFFLHWAIDATHAPVYASRPFLGTSQRGRYGDAVREIDDSVGKILHLLRDLSIAENTFVFFTSDNGAALISAPRQGGSNGPFLCGKQTTFEGGMREPAIAWWPGHIPAGQVSHQLGSIMDLFTTSLSLAGLEPPRDRAIDGLDLLPTMLQGRLTDRPVFYYRGNALMAVTRGQYKAHFWTWTNSWEEFRQLVCSQKVRGHLLGTHLGVRSPQLGLQPLTQGSTAQGRRRIYLAPHFPALLRSRGVDFCPGQNVSGVTTHSQEEHTKLPLVFHLGRDPGERFPLSIASTEYLDALRQITPVVRQHQEALVPGQPQLNVCNRAVMNWAPPGCEKLGKCLMPPESVPEKCSWPH; encoded by the exons ATGGGGTGGGGCGACCTCGGGGTGTACGGAGAACCTTCCAGAGAGACCCCGAATTTGGACCGGATGGCTGCAGAAGGGATGCTCTTCCCGAACTTCTACACGGCCAACCCCCTGTGCTCCCCTT CCAGGGCGGCTCTGCTCACCGGACGCCTGCCCATCCGCAGTGGCTTCTACACCACCAACGGGCACGCGAGGAACG CCTACACGCCACAGGAGATAGTGGGCGGCATCCCGGACTCAGAGCTCCTGCTGCCGGAGCTGCTGAAGGAGGCCGGCTACACCAGCAAGATCGTGGGCAAGTG GCATCTGGGCCACAGGCCTCAGTTCCACCCCCTGAAGCACGGATTCGATGAGTGGTTTGGATCCCCCAACTGTCACTTTGGACCTTATGACAACAAGGCCAGGCCCAACATCCCTGTGTACCGGGACTGGGAGATGGTTGGCAG ATTTTATGAGGAATTTCCAATTAACCTGAAGACCGGAGAAGCCAACCTCACCCAGATCTACCTGCAG GAAGCACTCGATTTCATTAAGAGGCAGCAGGCAGCTCACCACCCCTTCTTTCTACACTGGGCCATCGACGCTACACACGCGCCTGTTTATGCCTCCAGGCCTTTCCTGGGCACCAGCCAGCGAGGGCG TTACGGCGACGCCGTCCGGGAGATTGACGACAGCGTCGGGAAGATCCTGCACCTCCTCCGGGACCTGAGCATCGCAGAGAACACCTTTGTTTTCTTCACGTCCGACAACGGCGCTGCCCTCATTTCTGCGCCCAGACAAG GTGGCAGCAACGGCCCCTTTCTGTGCGGGAAGCAGACCACGTTTGAAGGTGGGATGAGGGAGCCTGCGATCGCCTGGTGGCCCGGGCACATCCCTGCCGGCCAG GTGAGCCACCAGCTGGGCAGCATCATGGACCTCTTCACCACCAGCCTGTCCCTCGCAGGCCTGGAGCCACCCAGGGACAGGGCCATCGACGGCCTGGACCTCCTCCCCACCATGCTCCAGGGCCGCCTGACAGACAG GCCGGTATTCTACTACCGTGGCAACGCGCTGATGGCGGTCACCCGTGGCCAGTACAAGGCCCACTTCTGGACCTGGACCAATTCCTGGGAGGAGTTCAGGCAG CTGGTCTGCTCCCAGAAGGTCAGAGGTCACTTACTTGGGACCCACCTGGGTGTCCGTTCTCCACAGCTTGGATTGCAGCCGCTGACTCAGGGGTCTACAGCTCAGGGCAGACGACGGATTTATCTCGCTCCTCACTTCCCTGCTCTACTGAGAAGCAGG GGCGTGGATTTCTGCCCCGGGCAGAACGTGTCGGGCGTCACCACCCACTCGCAGGAGGAGCACACCAAGCTGCCGCTGGTCTTCCACCTGGGACGAGACCCCGGGGAGAGGTTCCCCCTCAG CATTGCCAGCACCGAGTACCTGGACGCACTTCGCCAGATCACCCCGGTTGTCCGGCAGCACCAGGAGGCCTTGGTCCCTGGACAGCCCCAGCTCAATGTGTGCAACCGGGCGGTCATG
- the TRAPPC2L gene encoding trafficking protein particle complex subunit 2-like protein isoform X2: MAVCVAVIAKENYPLYIRSVPTENELKFHYMVHTSLDVVDEKISAMGKALVDQRELYLGLLYPTEDYKVYGYVTNSKVKFVMVVDSSNTALRDNEIRSMFRKLHNSYTDVMCNPFYTPGDRIQSRAFDGMVTSMMIQVC; this comes from the exons ATGGCGGTTTGCGTAGCGGTGATCGCCAAGGAG AATTACCCTCTTTACATCCGCAGTGTCCCCACGGAGAACGAGCTCAAGTTTCACTATATGGTACACACGTCCCTGGACGTGGTGGACGAGAAGATCTCAGCAATGGGGAAGGCCCTGGTGGACCAGAGGGAGCTCTACCTGGGCCTGCTGTACCCCACAGAGGACTACAAGGT TTACGGCTACGTGACCAACTCCAAGGTGAAGTTTGTCATGGTGGTGGATTCCTCCAACACGGCGCTCAGAGACAACGAGATTCGCAGT ATGTTCCGGAAGCTGCACAACTCCTACACAGACGTGATGTGCAACCCCTTCTACACCCCGGGAGACCGCATTCAGTCCAG GGCCTTTGATGGCATGGTGACGTCCATGATGATACAGGTCTGTTGA
- the TRAPPC2L gene encoding trafficking protein particle complex subunit 2-like protein isoform X1 gives MAVCVAVIAKEASAPGVDPCHFSRRHPFLAELPSLHPQCPHGERAQVSLYGTHVPGRGGREDLSNGEGPGGPEGALPGPAVPHRGLQGVSSHLAVASSLGISCSRRLCSYGYVTNSKVKFVMVVDSSNTALRDNEIRSMFRKLHNSYTDVMCNPFYTPGDRIQSRAFDGMVTSMMIQVC, from the exons ATGGCGGTTTGCGTAGCGGTGATCGCCAAGGAG GCCAGTGCACCTGGGGTGGATCCTTGTCACTTCAGCCGCCGTCATCCTTTTCTTGCAGAATTACCCTCTTTACATCCGCAGTGTCCCCACGGAGAACGAGCTCAAGTTTCACTATATGGTACACACGTCCCTGGACGTGGTGGACGAGAAGATCTCAGCAATGGGGAAGGCCCTGGTGGACCAGAGGGAGCTCTACCTGGGCCTGCTGTACCCCACAGAGGACTACAAGGTGTATCCTCGCACCTGGCAGTGGCTTCAAGTCTGGGGATTTCCTGCAGTCGCAGG CTGTGCAGTTACGGCTACGTGACCAACTCCAAGGTGAAGTTTGTCATGGTGGTGGATTCCTCCAACACGGCGCTCAGAGACAACGAGATTCGCAGT ATGTTCCGGAAGCTGCACAACTCCTACACAGACGTGATGTGCAACCCCTTCTACACCCCGGGAGACCGCATTCAGTCCAG GGCCTTTGATGGCATGGTGACGTCCATGATGATACAGGTCTGTTGA